One Tamlana carrageenivorans genomic region harbors:
- a CDS encoding sulfatase-like hydrolase/transferase, with translation MYKNIFLIALITSFTGLKIANAQNDRDEKPNIIFILTDDQRFDAIGYAGNKYVSTPEMDKLASSGTYFNHGIVSTPICAASRASLWTGLHERAHNFNFQTGNVREEYMGNAYPKLLKENGYYTGFYGKYGVRYDNLESQFDEYESYDRNNRYKDKRGYYYKTIDNDTVHLTRYTGQQAIDFIDKNATNKKPFMLSLSFSAPHAHDGAPEQYFWQNTTDGLLQNTTIPEPALADKKYFDAQPKAVREGFNRLRWTWRYDTPEKYQHSLKGYYRMIAGVDLEITKIREKLKEKNLDKNTVIIVMGDNGYFLGERQLAGKWLMYDNSIRVPLIVYDPRVEKHQDISEMVLNIDVTQTIADLAGVQAPASWQGKSLLPLVKQETNTINRDTILIEHLWDFENIPPSEGVRTEEWKYFRYVNDHTIEELYNIKKDPLETKNLIGKKKYREVADKLKTKLDELIKKNSNEFRAAPTDLTVELIREPETDVTIFDLKPEFGWTVPLGAKFQSAYQILVASRQDIIDANNGDVWDSGQVRSSKSTNIEHQGKALEVGKTYYWKVRIWDEENRLVDYSKAQKFTTGKSDSYIISTENKFEIDKIEPAKFENRNGVYFIDFGKAAFATMDFTYHAKTPHTLIVRVGEMLDANGNVNRTPPAKSNIRYQELKVAVKPGKSEYRIPVQTDERNTRANKAIPLPDGFPPLVPFRYAEIEGAQSEIKMNLVKQLAFHTFWDEKASHFKSNNEILNQVWDLCKYSIKATTFNGLYVDGDRERIPYEADAYLNQLSHYTTDREYAMARRTIEYFMKHPTWPTEWQQHVPLLLYADYMYTGNKELIERYYEDLKHKSLYELSNEEGLITSTKVNAEFMKKLGFPEGYKKPLTDIVDWPSANFNGSKTKGERDGFVFQPYNTVINSFFYENMIIMAQFAKILGKTDEVLDFELRASKAKKAVNEKMFDKKRGIYVDGIGTDHASLHANMMPLAFGLVPDEHVDSVVEYVKSRGMACSVYGAQFLMDGLYNVGEADYALDLLASTAERSWYNMIRIGSTITLEAWDNKYKNNLDWNHAWGAVPANAIPRGLWGIKPKTAGFGIASIKPQMGKLKSSEITVPTVRGAIHAKYTHNGSRLQTYEIEIPGNMVAEFSLDDIEGKDLIHNGQKVPAAFGAVQLSPGKHTIELKINSF, from the coding sequence ATGTATAAGAACATTTTTTTAATAGCATTAATAACATCATTTACGGGGTTAAAAATCGCTAATGCTCAAAATGATCGTGATGAGAAGCCTAACATTATTTTCATCCTCACAGACGATCAGCGTTTTGATGCTATTGGTTATGCAGGAAATAAATACGTGAGTACGCCAGAGATGGATAAGTTAGCTTCAAGTGGTACTTATTTTAATCATGGTATAGTTTCTACACCCATTTGTGCAGCCAGTCGTGCCTCTTTATGGACAGGGCTTCACGAGCGTGCCCATAATTTTAACTTTCAAACAGGAAATGTAAGGGAAGAGTACATGGGGAACGCCTATCCTAAGCTATTAAAAGAAAATGGTTATTATACAGGGTTCTATGGTAAATATGGCGTAAGGTACGATAACTTAGAAAGTCAGTTTGACGAATACGAATCCTACGATAGAAATAATAGATATAAAGATAAAAGAGGATATTATTATAAAACTATCGATAACGATACCGTGCACCTCACACGATATACAGGTCAGCAGGCCATCGATTTTATCGATAAAAATGCAACTAATAAAAAACCATTTATGTTGTCTTTAAGTTTTAGTGCACCACATGCCCATGATGGCGCTCCAGAACAATACTTTTGGCAAAACACTACCGATGGTTTGTTGCAAAATACAACCATTCCAGAACCAGCTTTAGCAGATAAAAAATATTTTGATGCCCAGCCAAAAGCTGTTAGGGAAGGCTTTAATAGACTACGTTGGACTTGGCGTTATGATACTCCTGAAAAATATCAGCATAGTTTAAAAGGCTATTACCGTATGATTGCTGGAGTAGATTTAGAGATCACAAAAATTAGAGAAAAATTAAAAGAGAAAAACTTAGACAAAAACACGGTTATCATTGTAATGGGGGATAATGGTTATTTCCTTGGTGAACGTCAGTTAGCAGGGAAATGGTTAATGTACGATAATTCTATTCGTGTTCCTCTAATAGTTTATGATCCACGCGTTGAAAAACACCAAGACATATCCGAGATGGTGTTAAATATCGATGTTACGCAAACTATTGCAGACTTAGCTGGAGTGCAAGCCCCAGCGTCTTGGCAGGGTAAAAGTTTACTGCCACTTGTAAAACAAGAAACAAACACTATTAATAGAGATACCATTTTAATTGAACATCTGTGGGATTTTGAAAACATACCACCAAGTGAAGGTGTGCGTACCGAAGAGTGGAAATATTTTCGTTATGTAAACGATCACACTATTGAAGAACTCTATAATATAAAAAAGGATCCTTTAGAAACTAAAAACTTAATAGGAAAGAAAAAATATAGAGAAGTAGCTGACAAACTTAAAACGAAACTCGATGAGTTAATTAAGAAAAATAGTAACGAATTTAGAGCTGCTCCAACCGATTTAACGGTTGAGTTAATTAGAGAGCCAGAAACAGACGTCACTATTTTCGATTTAAAACCTGAATTCGGATGGACGGTCCCATTGGGAGCAAAATTCCAATCGGCTTATCAAATTTTAGTGGCTTCTCGCCAAGATATTATCGATGCCAATAACGGCGATGTTTGGGATAGTGGTCAAGTTCGATCTTCAAAATCTACTAATATAGAACATCAAGGTAAAGCTTTAGAAGTAGGAAAGACTTATTATTGGAAAGTTAGAATTTGGGACGAAGAAAATCGTTTAGTTGATTACTCTAAAGCGCAAAAGTTTACTACAGGAAAGAGTGATAGCTATATCATATCTACAGAAAATAAATTTGAAATAGATAAGATAGAACCAGCCAAATTTGAAAATAGAAATGGCGTTTATTTTATAGATTTTGGTAAAGCCGCATTTGCTACAATGGATTTTACCTACCATGCAAAAACGCCACATACGTTAATCGTAAGAGTGGGTGAAATGCTTGATGCTAACGGAAATGTAAATAGAACTCCACCGGCTAAAAGTAACATTAGATACCAGGAGTTGAAGGTTGCTGTAAAACCAGGCAAATCGGAATATAGAATTCCTGTACAAACTGATGAAAGAAACACTAGGGCAAACAAAGCCATTCCATTACCAGATGGTTTTCCGCCATTGGTACCATTTCGATATGCAGAAATTGAAGGAGCTCAGTCGGAAATTAAAATGAATCTAGTAAAACAACTAGCATTTCACACTTTTTGGGACGAAAAAGCCAGCCATTTTAAAAGTAATAATGAGATTCTAAACCAAGTATGGGATTTATGTAAGTATTCTATAAAAGCCACAACCTTTAACGGATTATACGTTGATGGCGATCGCGAACGCATTCCTTATGAAGCCGATGCTTATTTAAATCAATTAAGCCATTATACAACCGATAGGGAATACGCTATGGCAAGACGTACCATAGAGTATTTTATGAAGCACCCTACATGGCCAACAGAGTGGCAACAGCATGTACCCCTATTACTTTACGCAGACTACATGTATACTGGTAACAAAGAGCTTATCGAGCGTTATTATGAAGATTTAAAACACAAATCGCTTTACGAACTTTCAAATGAAGAAGGTTTGATTACTTCAACCAAAGTGAATGCCGAGTTCATGAAAAAATTAGGTTTCCCCGAAGGTTATAAAAAACCCTTAACAGATATTGTTGACTGGCCATCGGCTAATTTTAATGGTAGTAAAACAAAAGGGGAACGAGATGGTTTTGTTTTTCAACCTTATAATACAGTAATTAACTCTTTCTTCTATGAGAATATGATAATCATGGCTCAATTTGCCAAAATATTGGGTAAAACCGATGAGGTTTTAGACTTCGAACTTAGAGCATCGAAAGCTAAAAAGGCAGTAAACGAGAAAATGTTCGATAAAAAGCGCGGAATTTATGTTGATGGCATTGGTACTGACCATGCATCGCTACATGCCAATATGATGCCTTTAGCATTTGGCTTGGTTCCTGATGAACATGTCGATTCGGTGGTAGAATATGTGAAATCTCGTGGTATGGCTTGTAGTGTATATGGTGCACAATTTTTAATGGATGGCTTATATAACGTAGGAGAAGCAGATTATGCCCTTGACTTATTGGCGAGTACTGCAGAAAGAAGTTGGTATAATATGATTCGTATTGGATCGACCATTACTCTTGAAGCTTGGGATAATAAGTATAAAAACAATCTCGATTGGAATCATGCTTGGGGTGCAGTGCCAGCAAATGCTATTCCTAGAGGGTTATGGGGTATTAAACCAAAAACGGCAGGATTTGGTATTGCTAGTATTAAACCACAAATGGGCAAACTTAAATCTAGTGAAATTACAGTGCCAACTGTTCGTGGAGCCATACATGCAAAGTACACGCATAATGGATCTAGATTACAGACCTATGAAATTGAAATCCCAGGAAATATGGTAGCAGAGTTTTCTTTAGATGATATAGAAGGGAAGGATTTAATTCATAATGGACAAAAAGTACCAGCTGCTTTTGGCGCCGTACAATTGTCACCAGGAAAGCATACCATCGAACTAAAAATTAATTCATTTTAA
- a CDS encoding Gfo/Idh/MocA family protein, which produces MESRINWGIIGCGEVAEVKSGPAFYKIERSSLITVMRRNEDKVIDFAKRHGVAHWTTSATKLIENELVNSVYIATPPSSHLEYALQAINAGKNVYVEKPMVLNSQEAQILLDAVNGSKVKATIAHYRRELPVFLKVKDLLDSNTIGKIISAEINIQQTSNTSLIAKTDENWRTNPEISGGGYFHDIAPHQIDLMCYYFGVVEHITKASRKEKGISNQDVSGELLFKNGVNFSGNWDFNALEDKDECKIQGERGSISFSFYGNTVILVKDGESESYHYENPEHVQQPMIEKTVGYFLGNNPNPCSVKEAVIVTHIMDVFCGKSYKYKNK; this is translated from the coding sequence ATGGAAAGCAGGATAAATTGGGGGATTATAGGTTGTGGTGAGGTCGCAGAAGTTAAAAGCGGACCGGCTTTTTATAAGATAGAGCGTTCCTCTTTAATTACTGTAATGCGAAGAAATGAAGACAAAGTAATAGATTTTGCTAAGCGTCACGGTGTAGCACATTGGACTACAAGTGCTACTAAGTTAATTGAGAACGAATTGGTAAACAGTGTCTATATAGCGACACCTCCATCATCACACCTTGAATATGCACTTCAAGCTATAAATGCAGGAAAGAATGTGTATGTAGAAAAGCCGATGGTACTTAATAGTCAAGAAGCTCAAATACTATTAGATGCTGTTAACGGTAGTAAAGTAAAAGCTACTATAGCCCATTATAGACGAGAGTTACCGGTATTTTTAAAAGTTAAAGACCTATTGGATTCTAATACTATTGGGAAAATAATATCAGCAGAAATAAATATACAGCAAACTTCAAATACCAGTTTGATAGCTAAAACAGACGAGAACTGGAGAACAAATCCTGAAATTTCAGGAGGAGGATATTTTCATGATATAGCGCCTCATCAAATCGATTTGATGTGTTACTATTTTGGTGTAGTAGAGCATATAACAAAAGCAAGCCGTAAAGAAAAGGGGATATCAAATCAAGATGTAAGTGGTGAGTTATTGTTTAAAAATGGAGTGAACTTCTCAGGCAATTGGGATTTCAATGCTTTAGAAGATAAAGACGAATGTAAAATTCAAGGTGAACGAGGCAGTATTTCATTTTCATTTTATGGTAATACAGTAATCTTAGTAAAGGATGGAGAAAGTGAAAGTTATCACTATGAAAACCCTGAGCATGTACAACAACCCATGATAGAAAAAACGGTTGGTTATTTTTTAGGGAACAACCCAAATCCTTGTTCCGTGAAAGAAGCAGTCATTGTAACTCATATTATGGATGTGTTTTGTGGGAAAAGCTATAAATATAAAAACAAGTGA
- a CDS encoding family 43 glycosylhydrolase codes for MSIFLQAQNPIVPNKGLNDPHIHIFNDTAYVYASHDKSIDNKDFVMEDWWVWSSPDLVNWTQRSVLKPTETYIGKQFSSCWATDVAFKNGKYYWYFSEANEQTGVVVGDSPVGPWSAPLGKPLLQSNLTPTHEYDICVFEEDGNHYIIFGVWDYYIAKLNADMISLAEKPRKIKVNNPKGPYNLDGRNLEKPTDDKPFLHKHNDKYYLSWGCFYAMADQLYGPYDYKDSVIKKESFAKGYEKPTWPTGFLQGRHGSFFEWHNQWYYVYCDISQTGNRYFRDSFISYVHYKENGEMATIRVDGVGVANYKASKTPIEAEDYFKSHGFIKKEGGENFVVQTNEAQAYLYFPHVKGLKNKTEIQFNFQYLQGGTLNIVVRKNSDSGLVLASKTIALKPKVGFQTITLQFKEMASEENLFFMIEQTPGKKLMIDNFSFK; via the coding sequence ATGTCGATTTTTCTACAAGCACAAAACCCGATTGTACCTAATAAAGGGTTAAACGATCCGCATATTCATATTTTTAATGATACCGCCTATGTGTACGCCTCTCATGACAAATCCATCGATAATAAAGATTTCGTAATGGAAGATTGGTGGGTGTGGTCTTCGCCAGATTTGGTTAATTGGACCCAGCGTAGTGTGTTAAAGCCAACGGAAACCTATATAGGTAAACAGTTTTCTAGCTGTTGGGCTACCGATGTGGCATTTAAGAACGGAAAATACTACTGGTATTTTTCAGAAGCTAATGAGCAAACTGGTGTGGTCGTTGGAGATTCACCAGTTGGGCCATGGAGCGCCCCTTTAGGAAAACCTTTACTACAAAGCAATTTAACGCCTACACATGAATATGATATTTGCGTTTTTGAAGAAGATGGAAATCATTATATCATTTTTGGTGTTTGGGATTATTACATCGCTAAATTAAATGCAGACATGATTAGTCTAGCTGAAAAACCTAGAAAAATAAAGGTAAATAATCCTAAAGGTCCGTATAATTTGGACGGAAGAAACCTTGAAAAACCAACAGACGATAAGCCTTTTCTTCATAAACATAACGATAAGTATTATTTGTCTTGGGGCTGTTTTTATGCTATGGCAGATCAGCTTTATGGACCTTATGATTATAAAGATTCGGTAATTAAAAAGGAGAGTTTCGCCAAAGGTTACGAAAAACCTACTTGGCCAACAGGTTTTTTACAAGGCAGACATGGTTCCTTTTTCGAGTGGCATAACCAATGGTATTACGTGTATTGCGATATCAGTCAAACAGGTAATCGATATTTTAGAGATAGCTTTATTAGTTACGTGCATTATAAAGAAAATGGCGAAATGGCAACCATTCGTGTCGATGGAGTGGGTGTTGCAAATTATAAAGCCAGTAAAACTCCCATAGAGGCTGAAGATTACTTTAAAAGCCACGGTTTTATAAAAAAAGAAGGCGGAGAAAACTTTGTAGTTCAAACTAATGAAGCCCAGGCTTATCTATACTTTCCCCATGTAAAGGGGTTGAAAAACAAAACAGAAATACAATTCAATTTTCAATATCTCCAAGGAGGAACACTAAACATAGTAGTAAGAAAGAACTCGGATTCAGGTCTTGTTCTAGCAAGTAAAACAATAGCATTAAAACCAAAAGTAGGATTTCAAACTATAACATTACAATTTAAGGAAATGGCAAGTGAAGAAAACCTCTTTTTTATGATAGAACAAACACCAGGGAAAAAATTAATGATTGATAATTTTTCCTTCAAATAA